The following proteins are co-located in the Primulina tabacum isolate GXHZ01 chromosome 11, ASM2559414v2, whole genome shotgun sequence genome:
- the LOC142518237 gene encoding ferric reduction oxidase 7, chloroplastic-like yields the protein MDEHSVNETLLLQKEGLVNVSKKMPFFISSVKWTLRVVMWVIFIIWAAFIFMFPSDFVGDLLEKWILATNGTLFGIAGSTFMLFSAPILLMAFLGFAYLSISGEEQSHGKKASRYPGFRLKTFPLFVQGPFGVVSAAESIGIVIFITYVIWAFCKETSNNLNLLALLDLPSKEKCAWMLRHTGLRLGLIGLFCLIFLFLPVARGSILLRLVDIPFEHATRYHVWLGHLTMSLFTLHGIFYIIGWSVEGRLIHKLLEWKNVGIANLAGVISLLAGLCMWITSLPGVRRLNFELFFYTHQLYVVFVVFLALHVGDFVFSFAAGSIFLFMLDRFLRFFQSRRTVDVLSARSFPCGTLELVLSKPANLHYNALSWIFLQVRELSWLQWHPFSVSSSPRDGKNHLAILIKVLGDWTAKLEGRIPTDDEKKSEIEPLLQSSSRLTVSVEGPYGHESSHHLTYENLVLIAGGIGISPFLAILSDVLHRINEGTPCLPKNIVIIWAVKTSNELPLLQTVDMESICPNFSDSLNLEILTYVTRESEPSLEEGSKIIEPVNSSTFAASKHHGISVLVGTGNILWSGTYVVASTIGFIITVALLDIFYINPYNVSYWWYKGLLFLACMVVSTLIFGGLVICLWHIWERKTGINEYEDTSENGNLQQTKPILNKKSVQEQYFTTIRYGQRPDFRDVFESMSDRWGNVDIGVIVCGPPSLQTSVAKECRTQNLKRRGNDAIFHFNSHSFDL from the exons ATGGATGAACACTCAGTCAATGAAACTCTTCTGCTCCAGAAAGAGGGTCTCGTTAATGTTTCCAAGAAAATGCCATTTTTCATTTCATCGGTGAAGTGGACCTTAAGAGTGGTAATGTGGGTGATTTTTATCATATGGGCTGCTTTCATTTTTATGTTTCCATCTGATTTCGTGGGTGATTTGCTCGAAAAATGGATTCTGGCTACAAATGGAACTCTATTTGGAATCGCAG GAAGTACATTCATGCTGTTTAGTGCTCCTATTCTTTTGATGGCGTTTCTTGGCTTTGCATATCTTAGCATCTCCGGGGAAGAGCAAAGCCATGG GAAAAAAGCTTCAAGATACCCAGGCTTCCGCTTGAAGACATTCCCTCTTTTCGTCCAAGGACCATTTGGGGTTGTTTCGGCAGCAGAGAGTATCGGAATTGTTATCTTTATTACATATGTCATCTGGGCATTTTGTAAAGAAACATCCAACAACCTCAATCTTTTAGCCTTGTTGGATTTGCCTTCCAaagaaaagtg TGCCTGGATGCTGAGACATACTGGCCTCCGCTTAGGGTTGATTGGATTATTTTGCTTGATCTTTTTGTTCCTCCCCGTCGCAAGGGGATCTATACTTCTTAGACTCGTAGATATCCCATTTGAGCATGCAACAAGATATCATGTTTGGCTAGGACACCTTACGATGTCGCTGTTTACTCTCCATGGCATATTCTATATAATCGGATGGTCCGTCGAAGGCCGCCTCATCCATAAA CTTTTGGAGTGGAAAAATGTTGGTATAGCCAATCTTGCGGGAGTGATAAGCCTTTTAGCTGGTCTGTGTATGTGGATAACATCACTACCTGGAGTGAGGCggctaaattttgaattgttcTTCTACACCCACCAATTATATGTGGTCTTCGTTGTCTTCTTGGCGCTTCACGTGGGAGATTTCGTTTTCTCTTTTGCTGCTGGTTCCATATTCCTCTTTATGCTCGATCGGTTTCTTAGATTCTTTCAGTCTCGAAGGACAGTTGACGTGCTATCGGCTAGGTCCTTCCCTTGTGGAACTCTGGAACTTGTGCTTTCCAAACCAGCAA ATCTACACTACAATGCTCTTAGCTGGATTTTTCTACAAGTTCGAGAGTTATCTTGGCTCCAGTGGCATCCTTTCAGTGTATCCTCTAGTCCTCGTGATGGAAAAAATCATCTTGCAATATTGATAAAGGTTTTAGGGGATTGGACAGCGAAACTTGAGGGACGAATTCCAACTGATGAtgaaaaaaaatctgaaatagagCCACTGTTACAATCAAGTTCTAGACTAACGGTTTCTGTAGAGGGGCCTTATGGTCATGAATCATCACACCACTTGAC GTATGAGAACCTCGTACTGATAGCAGGCGGTATAGGAATTTCGCCTTTTTTGGCAATCTTAAGCGATGTTCTTCACCGTATCAACGAGGGAACACCGTGTCTGCCCAAGAATATAGTGATAATTTGGGCAGTGAAAACATCAAACGAGCTTCCACTTCTTCAGACCGTTGACATGGAGTCTATTTGTCCAAATTTCTCGGATTCTCTGAATCTTGAGATTCTAACCTATGTTACGCGAGAATCAGAACCTTCATTG GAAGAGGGTAGTAAGATTATAGAACCTGTCAACTCTTCCACTTTCGCAGCCTCCAAGCATCATGGAATATCTGTTTTGGTTGGCACTGGAAACATACTATGGTCAGGGACATATGTTGTGGCATCTACAATCGGTTTCATTATAACTGTGGCCTTGTTAGATATTTTTTACATTAATCCTTACAATGTTTCCTACTGGTGGTATAAAGGGCTTCTCTTTCTAGCGTGCATGGTGGTCAGTACGCTAATTTTTGGTGGtcttgtgatttgtttatggcATATCTGGGAGAGAAAAACAGGTATCAACGAATACGAGGACACCAGCGAAAATGGTAATTTACAACAAACCAAACCGATACTTAACAAGAAATCTGTTCAAGAACAATACTTTACCACCATCCGGTATGGTCAGAGACCAGACTTCAGAG ATGTTTTTGAATCGATGTCTGATCGTTGGGGGAACGTTGATATAGGCGTCATCGTATGTGGCCCTCCATCACTTCAGACCAGTGTTGCCAAAGAGTGCAGGACACAAAATCTCAAGAGGAGAGGAAATGATGCCATATTCCATTTCAATAGCCACAGCTTTGATCTCTAG